GAAAAACAAATCTTGAACCGTTTGCCAGTTCTCTTCATGGGAATGCTTTTCTAATTTAGTTAGGTGATAGCGCCGCCGCCCAATTTGATAGAGAAGTAATCCTTGTCGCTCAAAGTTTTGGATCGATTCCCAATATTGATAACTGGCTTGCAAGTAGGACAGGGAAGTACTAAATTCGGCGGTATTCATGCCGCGAATGAAGTCTAGCCCTGCTTTTAGAGCGGGGGCGATCGCCTGTCCTTGGTTCCGTAAATCTCGCAAAGCTAGATCTAACTCCGATAGATAAATGCCACCTAAATGCGATATGCGCCCAAGGCTATAGCTAGGATCGATCAATTTGGCACTAAGAGCCATGTTAAACAGGGCTTCTGTCCCTGAATATAATGATTCCTTAAGATCATTACCTGCGATCGCCAATTCAATGGTTGTTGTCCAACTCTCAAAGTCAGGTGCAACCCGAATCATCCGCTTCAGGACATCATCATTAATCCACAGTACAATCGGGAAATGGCAATTTTTACGAAACTCTTCGCGGATTTGGTTCAGACTCTTGACTAGTCCATCGACATTACCGCTAAGCTCAATCCCTGTCACCATTATGGATGTAGTTGCCGTCGAGCCTTCTGGTTGAATCAACTGATAAATTGATGATGTCGTTGCCTCAATGCCCACTTGACGGATTGGCATAGAACTAATCTCACATAGTCTAGCGATCGCGCGATCGCGCAGATTTGCATAGTTGCACCTTGCTAGCAGCAATGTAAACGTATTCTCATAGATGTCCAAAAGCAAAGATAGCTCTTGGATTGCATCTTCCATTTCTGAGGAGATATTAAAGGAACTCACCAAATCACTTTGATAGCGATCCTGTTGCGAGGTCATGGTCTGGATTGCTTGCTCAGTCTCTGGAGAAAAGTAAAAGACGGTTACATCTTCGCGGGATTGAGATTGCTTATAGTTGGCATTATCGGCATTATCATTTTGCATGTTTGTTCATGACCTATCCGCTAAATTCGGGAGCATTGGCAAGCACAGGATTGACCTCAAACCAAGAACCGTTCTCATCTTGATATTCGTAGACATACATACTTCTAATCAAGGTTTGATAGCCCGTATCGCCAACCACTTTCTTGGTGGCGTTGACCTGACGCAATAACTTCCATTCTTCATCATCTATGGATAGAGTTAGTTCATTGCGGCGTTTACGGATTGTATCTTCTAACACGTCAGCCGTTACTGGCAGCCCTCTTTGTTTGCGAAGTGCATCGTTCAACAAGCGCATGATATTTCGCACATGACCACCACTAGCGAAACAGAGGCGATCGAGGGTTTGTATGCTATCAAATATTTGATCGATCGCTGCTAAGCGTTGATCATCACTCTGATCTGGCATCACCCGCGATAGAACCATCTGCCGTAACAATGCCAAACCTTCTGCATGGGGATGACCATTACGGCGGACTACAGGAACCATTGGCAAGACAATCGGATCGGTCATAAATCTGGCGGTCAGGGTTCCATAATCCCGCGAAAATCTCAATGCGAGGGGCATGGTATAGACCAAATGGCATTGCAATTTGCGAAGTTGTTCGGCGCGATCAACAAATAGATATTCGGTTTGTGGTCGCCCCCAAGGTTTCGGCGAATCATCCACGCGATCGAGGTTATCGACAATTACCACCAGCCCTTCTTTGCCCAATTTTTTTAAATCAGCGATTCCAGGCAAAAGAATTTCTTGATTGATTAAATCTAGCAAACCATTGGTTTTTGGTTCCATGTAGCCCCGTAGCTTACTTCGCATATCGGGGCTATCTTTAGTTTTTGCCGATAGCTTACCAATACCCAAAGACAGCGAAAATTCGCCACTGGTACTCGCTTCCACCTTGCCAACCCCCGGTACATCAGCTTCTGCCGACAGTTCTATTTCTGTTTGCAAAATCTTAACCGCCCCATTGAGCATAGCGCGAAAGCCCTTTGCTTCAGTTTTAACCTTGGCAGTTTCGAGGCTATCCACCACACGGCGGGCGATCGCCAATAAAATATCACTGAGGTCAACATCGCCCATTTCCATATCTTGACTGGACTCGAAATAGACCACATGGAAGCCTTCGGCTTCTAATTTTTGTTTTAGTTGCAAAATTTCCGTAGACTTGCCACAACCAATATGTCCTGTAAAGAGTTGACAGGTAGGCTGTCCATCGGAAAATAAAGAAATATTATCTTTTAGGTCTTCGACAACCTGACCACCACGTACTGTGGAAAAGTCAATGTAATATTTTTTATCCTCTTCGTCATCGGCTCTCAACGTTCGACTAGGATCTGTCGCCTTAAAAAACTTCTTGTAATCTACGCTCATGGGTCATCTCATTCCTCTTTTGCTGAGACCATTATAGCGACATATAGCGATCGCTGATTATTCCCGCTAAACAACAATAGGCTGTAGCGCAACGCGCTACAGCCTATTGGGAAAATCAGCGCATCGCGCTATTACTATTTCGACTCAGTGAAGTCAGCATCGATCACATCATCATCACCGCTTGCCGCATCACGAGTGCTATCTTCAGGAGCCGCACCACTTTGATCGGCTTCCGCACCACCCTGTTGATAAACCGAGGAGCTAAGGGCATAGAGCGCTTGCTTCAGTTCTTCAGCTTGAGCAGTGATCGCTTCGTGGTCATCCTTAGCGATAGATTCACGCAGAGTCTTCACCAAGCCTTCAATCTTGGTTTTGTCCGCATCAGGAACCTTGTCGCCGAGATCCTTAATTTGTTTCTCAGCTTGGTATGCGAGAGAGTCAGCTTGGTTCTTCTCTTCAATGCGATCGCGCTTCTCTTTATCAGCAGCAGAATTACGCTCAGCTTCATTAACCATGCGCTCCACCTCATCCTTAGGCAAGGTCGAAGCACCAGAAATCGAGATGGTTTGGACTTTACCAGTTCCCTTGTCCTTTGCGGTTACGGATAGTAAACCGTTAGCATCGATATCGAAGGTAACCTCGATTTGAGGTACGCCACGAGGTGCAGGAGGAATTCCATCAAGACGGAAGGTTCCCAAGCTCTTGTTGTCATTGGACATTTCCCGCTCACCTTGGAGAACATGAATTTCTACATTGCTTTGTCCATCAACGGCTGTGGAGAACACTTCTGATTTCTTGGTAGGAACGGTGGTGTTTCTCGGAATAATCTTCGTCATGACACCGCCCAAGGTTTCCACACCGAGGGAGAGGGGGGTAACGTCAAGCAAGAGAATGTCCTTAACTTCACCAGCCAATACCCCCGCTTGGACGGCTGCACCGATCGCCACGACTTCATCGGGGTTCACACTTTGGTTGGGGTCTTTGCCAAGAATCTTCTTAACAACTTCTTGCACCGCAGGAATGCGGGTCGAACCGCCAACAAGCACAACTTCATCAATCTTCGACTTGTCGATCTTGGCATCACGAATCGCTTGCTCTACGGGAATGCGACAGCGATCAATCAGATCAGAGCAAAGCTCTTCAAACTTAGCACGGGTCAAGGTGGTATCTAAGTGCTTAGGTCCATCTTGAGTTGCGGTGATGAAGGGAAGGTTAATTTCAGTTTGAGTAACACTAGAAAGTTCAATCTTTGCCTTTTCCGCAGCTTCAGTTAACCTTTGTAAAGCTTGTTTATCTTTGCGGAGGTCAATCCCTTCAGATGATTGGAACTGGTTAGCAAGAAAGTCTACGATCTTCTTGTCAAAGTCATCACCACCGAGGTGGGTGTCTCCACTGGTGGACATTACTTCAAATACGCCATCGCCAACTTCGAGGATAGATACGTCAAATGTACCGCCACCAAGGTCAAATACAAGAATAGTTTCGTTAGTTTTGCTATCAAGCCCATAGGCTAGAGCGGCAGCAGTAGGCTCGTTAATAATCCGCAGAACTTCAACACCTGCAATCTTACCAGCGTCTTTAGTTGCTTGACGCTGAGAGTCATTGAAATATGCAGGAACTGTGATAACTGCTTGGGTGACGGTTTCGCCTAAATATTTGCTAGCGTCATCAACTAGCTTGCGTAGTACTTGGGCAGAGATTTCTTCGGGGGCAAATTGTTTGCTAGCCGCAGGTGCATCAATTTTAACGTTTTCGCCCACCTTCATAACTTTGTAAGCGACTTGCTTAGATTCGCCGCTAACTTCGTCATAACGTCTGCCGATAAAGCGCTTTACTGAATAAAATGTGTTTTCAGTATTCATCACAGCTTGACGCTTAGCAATTTGTCCAACTAAGCGATCGCCATTTTTGGCATAAGCGACAACTGAGGGCGTGGTACGGAAGCCTTCGGCGTTTGCAATCACCGTTGGCTTGCCCCCTTCCATGACGGCGACGACTGAGTTTGTCGTACCTAAGTCGATTCCAACTACTTTAGCCATAAGGCTTCTAACTCCTAAGTTTTGTTAATCTTTAATCTCATACAAGATTAACCACTTTTCCCGATTAGCACATCAGGGGGACTCTACCTAATCTGGTAGGGTTTCCCGTACAATCCTTAAAAGTAGAGGCGATCGCGACGCTCTGCTTATACTTTTTGGCACATCAACATTTCAAATGAGCCACAATGGATTTTTGGAAAGTTTTGCGAAGCACCAACTTCCAAAAATCTCTTAGTTTAGTTTTGAAAGCTTAGCGCTATATGACAAGAGTGCTTTAGGAACATTTTGAGCATTCTTTAATCCAATCACACTATTCCAATTAGTATCATGTCCTTTGACATTTTTTCCCCAACAGATTTTATGAAGATTTGCGCCTTCCATATTTGCCCCACTCAAATTCACATCACGCAAATCAGCCCAACTTAAATCAGCATCACGCAGATTTGCTCCGCTTAAGTCTGCGCCACTAAAATCGGTGTTTTGTAATTGCGATCGCTCTAAATTAGCACAGTAAAACTTGGTATTCCACAAAATTGCATTGCTTAAATCAGTGCCTTTTAAATTAGCTTGCCAAAATATGGCATGACTGGCATTGATATTTTGTAAATTAGCTTTTTCGAGGTTGGTGCTATTAAAGTTTGCACTGATCGCATTAGATCTTTGTAAATTGCTATGACTGAGATCGGCAAAAGTAAAAATAGTGCTGTATAGATTCGCATCACTAAGATTGGCATGATGCAGAGAACCTGTCGCGATCGCCCCATTTAAAGTCGCTTTAGCTAGGTTTGCATATTCTAAGTTCGCCTCGATTAAGTTAGCGTGATATAAATCTGCACCTTCGAGATTTGCCATACTTAAGTTGGCATAGCGCAAATCAGCAATGCTAAGGGCTGCATTGTCTAAGGCGATAGCTGCATCTGGATCGATCTTTCGCCAATGATTCCAGCCCTTTATCCCTTTCGCTAGTAGTTGCAATTGTTGTATATCAGACATACTCACCTCTCAATGCAGGAACGCAAATTAAATAACATATGAAAGGAGGGGCGATTTTAATCGCTAATTAGACCATGAATCGTAAGTTTATCAGTAGAAACCATCCCTGTAGCAGACGATGATTTTAATAAATTCTCAGTCCCAAGAATAAAAAAACAAAAAATGTCACCAAAGTTCTTAAATCTCTCTCTAAATTTAACGTGAATTAGATATCCTTAAGGACCCTATGAGTGAATTACCCGTAAATCCAGCAATTTCGGTATGGAATCGCCTCCGCAACCAAGAGATTAGTTGCGAAGATGCACTTCAGCAATTAGTTGATAAACGAGGTGGGCTGCGAATTGACTTACTGGATGAAGATGTGAACTATCGATTTTTTCATCACTTCGACGATCGCAAATCATTACCTCCTATTATTCCCTTATTGCTGTGGCATGGCTATTTTTATTTAGGCTCACCCCATCCCCTAACCAGCGATGAGATAAAAAAGATAAGTAACGTAACACTAACAGGAGTCAAAAATATATCTATTTCTCCTGAAAGTTATCTGTTATGGTTCCTCAGACAAAATCTCCCTGAAACCGACAATATTGCCGCACCAATTATCAATCCCCTCACAGGGGCAAATGAAGAAGCTCACTTAGATGAGATCTCTGAAATTTACCTCTCTCAAGCCCTTGATCAAACCCATCGAATCAACGCCCTAATTTCTGTGGCTTTGCAACATCGTGCTAGTGACATTCACTTAGAACCTACCGAGTCAGGCTTGCGTGTACGCTATCGCATTGATGGTATCTTGCGGACAACCCGCATCTTACCTCCCGAAATAAGTCGCAAAACAATCGTGGCTCTTAAGGTAATGAGTAATATGAACATCGGCGAAAGCCGCCGTCCGCAAGATGGTCGAGTTACTCAACATTATATTACTGCTGATAATCTTGATTTAGATTTAGACATGCGGGTTAGCACATTTCCTTGTGTGGGCGGGGAAAAGGCGGTAATTCGACTATTGCCACGTCACAAGATGCTGACAACAACCCTCGAAGATGTGGGCTTCACAGCACAAGCATTAACAATTTATCGCAGTTGGATATCGCAACCCCAAGGCTTAATCATCGTTACTGGACCAACGGGATCGGGTAAAACTAGTACTCTATACGCCACTCTGCAATTGTTAGCAACTGATAAAGTTAACATCGTTACGATGGAAGATCCCGTTGAATATAATTTATCAAATATCACCCAAGGACAAGTGCAGGAAGTCGGAGGATTAACCTTTGCTTCTGGGCTAAGGTCAATTTTGCGTCAAGATCCTGACATCATTATGGTGGGAGAGATTCGAGATTTGGAAACTGCGGAAATTACAATTCGAGCGGCGATGACAGGGCATTTAGTGCTATCTACAATGCATACTAATGATGCAGTGAGTACCGTAGCACGATTAAAGGATTTGGGGCTGCATCCCAGTTTGATTGCCGAATCTTTGTTAGGAGTTGTCGCACAAAGATTAGTAAGGAAAATCTGCTCCTTCTGTTCTGAATCTTATGTACCCACAAAAGCAGAACTAAAGTTTCTCAATGTGACAGTACAGGAGGTTAAATATCAGGATTGGCGAACTGGAAGAGGATGTGAACATTGTTTTGGCTCAGGTTATTTGGGACGTGAGGCGATATTTGAATTACTCGATGTTACCCCTCAAGTACGCAAAATCATCACTGAAGGAACTCAATCGCAACTAGTTGAATACTTGGCAGGTCATGGTTATGAACCTTTTTATCATAGTGTGCGTAAGAAAATTTCCACAGGAGTAACCACATTGGAAGAATCCCTACGGGTACTACCCCGTCAAATGTTTGATACAGAAACATAAACGAAGGCGGCGCTCTACACCGCTTTCGTTTAATTGACTGATGTTACTTGGAACCCTCACCCCCCAGCCCCCTCTCCCATCAAGGGAGAAGGGGAGTAAGACTAATTTCTTGTTCCCCTCTCCCCTTTTGGGAGAGGGGCTAGGGGTGAGGGTCTTGGAAACTTCCACATAACATCAGTAATTGATTTCACGAAGAGAGAGAAGTAAAGTTAGTAGGATCTTGATCGCGCCGATGTCTGACGAGAATAGGTGGACTTTGCCGATCGCCTGCTAAAGCCGCAGTTTTCTCAAGTGATTCTCTGAGACGCTTTGCCGCATAAATCGACATGTCACGAGGTACGCTAATGCGATCGCGCAAATACCTCAAAGCAATATCAGAATGAGGTGGTGGCGCACAATCTTCCCCAGTCATCATATTGGTTAAAGCACAACGTAGAGCTTCATCAAATAATTTATTATCTTCAGGATTGACTTTAATGATATTGGCTCGATGTTTGATCACTCGGTGCAGTGCTTCTTGACGAGAGTTATTAGGTTCTGCATAAGTTACGTCGGGCAGTCCAAACCAAGAACCATGATCCACTCGTTCCTTATTGATGAGCATCTGTGGTTCACCATTTTCATAGCAACCTCCCATTTGTGGTGGTAAGTCATGGGCATGGGTATGGAAGTCACTCTGAGTACCGCGATAGGTCAGACGACTTTCCATCGCATCAAACCAAGCTGACATGCGCGGATTAACTTCACGCATGGAGTAGCCTTTGTAATAGTAGAGGCTAGCATTCATCCGCTCAACATAGGGCGTAAAAATCACATCAGCAGTACCAAAGTCTCCCAGAAAATAGGGGCTAGGCGTACTTCCCAATACCGCTTCTACCTGCTGCATGACTTCAATAAACTGTTGACGATGGCGCTGCTCTTGAGCAGCAGAACTGACAGGACGACAGAGCCATTCACACCAAGCTCGAAATAGAATTCTTTCTAATCGTCTGACGGGAATTACTTGAGCATCAAGCATACCGTGCCTGAGAGAGCCAAACACCTTCTCTAAGGCAATCAAGATATCATCGCTTTCAGTAATGATTTTTCCATCTAAGGCGATCGCAGGTAACATTCCTGAAGGCACAATCTGTTTGTACCACCTTTCCTTTTCGCCATAGCAAAACATAGTTACTTTTTCGATGCGATAGGGAATCTGTTTTTCCTCTAACCAGAGCCAAATCTTTTGACAGTAAGGACACCATGCATGATTGTCGCGATATAGTGTCACCCGTACATCGGCTTCGGTATGTCCAAATAGTCGTAGCCGTGCTTGTGAGTTAGTAGAACCATTGACAGTATCTATGTGGAAATCTGTAAGGGATTCTAATTCTGTCCAGTTTAGCGGAGCAATAGTCATAGAAACAGGCGTGATGATTGGGCAGGGTTTTAATCCATCATAGTGCCATAAATTGCGATCGCGACACTCACAGTCCTTTGCGCCAAAAATACACACTATAAAACTAAGCCCAATCAGATTAAATTGAAGCGGTTGCTCATAGCCGAGAAATTACCAAAGCAGGATGGTTGGCGATCGCAATCTTGTAATTGGGACGATAGCGGATGCCATTGAGCATCAGTTTTTCCTGCATGGCGAGGGCGCTGGCGATCGTGTTGAAGTTTAGAGTACAATCAACCTTAGGATGACGCTTATGCATCTTACTTTTTCGCTATTGAGTAAAATTATGGCAAAGCTAACAGTTGACTTAGCAACTTCAGCAGATGTTTTGGGAACTACGCCCGATCGCTTTTTGGCATGGTTAAAGCGTGAATATTTGCATAGTTTGCTCTATTTCAACGATACGCCGCAGATTTCCATTTTTACGCTGGCAAAGATTCTGGATACTACGCCTAGAGAATTGGTTGATTTTTTAGAAGAAACCGACTTAGAGGATAGATTGGATTTACAGGATGCTCTAGAGGCGATCGCTGAGGCAGAAAGGTTAGGGGATCAACCAATTCCTTGGAACTCATTGGTGGGAGAGTTAGTTTAGATGTCCTATGAAGTGCAAATATTGCCAAAGGCGGCACGACAAATAAAAGCTTTATCGATTAAAGCACGTCAGGATATATCACTTAAGATTCGATTATTTTAAGTAGAAGATCAGCAACTACAAGTTTCAATAGACGAGTAAGTTCTTCAAAATTTTTGATTCCAGATGGAAAAGGATGTTCGTCACTGGAACCATTATGTACGAGCTTATTGCGTACCTTATAGCAGGAAGTTACAAATTCACTTGGATATGAAATCCCCTTTTCAGTCAAATAGGCATATTCT
This genomic stretch from Pseudanabaena galeata CCNP1313 harbors:
- a CDS encoding ATP-binding protein; the protein is MSVDYKKFFKATDPSRTLRADDEEDKKYYIDFSTVRGGQVVEDLKDNISLFSDGQPTCQLFTGHIGCGKSTEILQLKQKLEAEGFHVVYFESSQDMEMGDVDLSDILLAIARRVVDSLETAKVKTEAKGFRAMLNGAVKILQTEIELSAEADVPGVGKVEASTSGEFSLSLGIGKLSAKTKDSPDMRSKLRGYMEPKTNGLLDLINQEILLPGIADLKKLGKEGLVVIVDNLDRVDDSPKPWGRPQTEYLFVDRAEQLRKLQCHLVYTMPLALRFSRDYGTLTARFMTDPIVLPMVPVVRRNGHPHAEGLALLRQMVLSRVMPDQSDDQRLAAIDQIFDSIQTLDRLCFASGGHVRNIMRLLNDALRKQRGLPVTADVLEDTIRKRRNELTLSIDDEEWKLLRQVNATKKVVGDTGYQTLIRSMYVYEYQDENGSWFEVNPVLANAPEFSG
- the dnaK gene encoding molecular chaperone DnaK — its product is MAKVVGIDLGTTNSVVAVMEGGKPTVIANAEGFRTTPSVVAYAKNGDRLVGQIAKRQAVMNTENTFYSVKRFIGRRYDEVSGESKQVAYKVMKVGENVKIDAPAASKQFAPEEISAQVLRKLVDDASKYLGETVTQAVITVPAYFNDSQRQATKDAGKIAGVEVLRIINEPTAAALAYGLDSKTNETILVFDLGGGTFDVSILEVGDGVFEVMSTSGDTHLGGDDFDKKIVDFLANQFQSSEGIDLRKDKQALQRLTEAAEKAKIELSSVTQTEINLPFITATQDGPKHLDTTLTRAKFEELCSDLIDRCRIPVEQAIRDAKIDKSKIDEVVLVGGSTRIPAVQEVVKKILGKDPNQSVNPDEVVAIGAAVQAGVLAGEVKDILLLDVTPLSLGVETLGGVMTKIIPRNTTVPTKKSEVFSTAVDGQSNVEIHVLQGEREMSNDNKSLGTFRLDGIPPAPRGVPQIEVTFDIDANGLLSVTAKDKGTGKVQTISISGASTLPKDEVERMVNEAERNSAADKEKRDRIEEKNQADSLAYQAEKQIKDLGDKVPDADKTKIEGLVKTLRESIAKDDHEAITAQAEELKQALYALSSSVYQQGGAEADQSGAAPEDSTRDAASGDDDVIDADFTESK
- a CDS encoding pentapeptide repeat-containing protein — protein: MSDIQQLQLLAKGIKGWNHWRKIDPDAAIALDNAALSIADLRYANLSMANLEGADLYHANLIEANLEYANLAKATLNGAIATGSLHHANLSDANLYSTIFTFADLSHSNLQRSNAISANFNSTNLEKANLQNINASHAIFWQANLKGTDLSNAILWNTKFYCANLERSQLQNTDFSGADLSGANLRDADLSWADLRDVNLSGANMEGANLHKICWGKNVKGHDTNWNSVIGLKNAQNVPKALLSYSAKLSKLN
- a CDS encoding GspE/PulE family protein, giving the protein MSELPVNPAISVWNRLRNQEISCEDALQQLVDKRGGLRIDLLDEDVNYRFFHHFDDRKSLPPIIPLLLWHGYFYLGSPHPLTSDEIKKISNVTLTGVKNISISPESYLLWFLRQNLPETDNIAAPIINPLTGANEEAHLDEISEIYLSQALDQTHRINALISVALQHRASDIHLEPTESGLRVRYRIDGILRTTRILPPEISRKTIVALKVMSNMNIGESRRPQDGRVTQHYITADNLDLDLDMRVSTFPCVGGEKAVIRLLPRHKMLTTTLEDVGFTAQALTIYRSWISQPQGLIIVTGPTGSGKTSTLYATLQLLATDKVNIVTMEDPVEYNLSNITQGQVQEVGGLTFASGLRSILRQDPDIIMVGEIRDLETAEITIRAAMTGHLVLSTMHTNDAVSTVARLKDLGLHPSLIAESLLGVVAQRLVRKICSFCSESYVPTKAELKFLNVTVQEVKYQDWRTGRGCEHCFGSGYLGREAIFELLDVTPQVRKIITEGTQSQLVEYLAGHGYEPFYHSVRKKISTGVTTLEESLRVLPRQMFDTET
- a CDS encoding glutathione S-transferase family protein, which gives rise to MTIAPLNWTELESLTDFHIDTVNGSTNSQARLRLFGHTEADVRVTLYRDNHAWCPYCQKIWLWLEEKQIPYRIEKVTMFCYGEKERWYKQIVPSGMLPAIALDGKIITESDDILIALEKVFGSLRHGMLDAQVIPVRRLERILFRAWCEWLCRPVSSAAQEQRHRQQFIEVMQQVEAVLGSTPSPYFLGDFGTADVIFTPYVERMNASLYYYKGYSMREVNPRMSAWFDAMESRLTYRGTQSDFHTHAHDLPPQMGGCYENGEPQMLINKERVDHGSWFGLPDVTYAEPNNSRQEALHRVIKHRANIIKVNPEDNKLFDEALRCALTNMMTGEDCAPPPHSDIALRYLRDRISVPRDMSIYAAKRLRESLEKTAALAGDRQSPPILVRHRRDQDPTNFTSLSS
- a CDS encoding RNA-binding protein — protein: MHKRHPKVDCTLNFNTIASALAMQEKLMLNGIRYRPNYKIAIANHPALVISRL